The Sporomusaceae bacterium FL31 genome contains a region encoding:
- a CDS encoding glycoside hydrolase — MRRNKRYLWVFVVFIIASMVLLAAGCSKSPAPKMLPGSPDNSAPGGVPMPPRLVVGYYENPWPGTPDQSGSFPSMKTFAKSMSAVGPFWYKATQDGTLEAKDSQLVYDTAKSLGLKMYPLITNKTGSTDAVLGDPATRTKVTDSIVKLLQEKNYDGINIDFELLPPKHRDNLTAFMAELYPKVKALNKTVIISVFPRVDVAEDVSGAYDYPKLAPNTDFLQIMTYDNHWATSKPGAIAPVDWFEKNVKYAIEQSGGPHKVIIGISAYGYDWPKDGEGETITYAAAIVKAEQKGVKVQYDDAAQAPHFKYDDHEVWFENAKSTAAKLDIVAKYNPAGIAIWRIGQEQPEVWAEIDKKFPKQQ; from the coding sequence GTGCGTCGAAATAAAAGGTATTTGTGGGTTTTCGTAGTCTTCATAATTGCCAGCATGGTCTTGTTGGCAGCAGGGTGCAGCAAAAGCCCAGCGCCCAAAATGCTGCCTGGTTCTCCGGACAATTCTGCTCCTGGTGGGGTGCCGATGCCGCCACGCCTAGTTGTTGGTTATTATGAAAATCCTTGGCCAGGTACGCCTGATCAATCCGGATCTTTTCCCAGTATGAAGACTTTTGCTAAAAGTATGTCGGCGGTAGGACCTTTTTGGTATAAGGCCACACAGGACGGCACGCTAGAAGCCAAGGACAGTCAGTTGGTTTATGATACAGCCAAGAGTCTAGGATTAAAGATGTATCCATTGATTACGAATAAGACAGGTTCTACGGATGCGGTGTTGGGTGATCCAGCGACCCGCACGAAAGTTACTGATAGTATTGTTAAACTGCTGCAAGAAAAAAACTATGACGGAATCAATATCGACTTTGAATTACTGCCTCCTAAGCATCGTGATAACTTGACGGCGTTTATGGCAGAGTTGTATCCAAAAGTCAAAGCCTTGAATAAAACCGTGATTATTTCGGTTTTTCCTCGAGTGGACGTGGCTGAAGACGTTTCTGGTGCCTATGATTATCCAAAGCTAGCGCCTAATACCGACTTTTTGCAGATTATGACTTATGATAATCATTGGGCTACCTCAAAGCCTGGCGCAATCGCTCCGGTTGATTGGTTCGAGAAAAATGTAAAATATGCCATTGAACAAAGCGGTGGTCCTCATAAGGTTATCATCGGCATCAGTGCATATGGTTATGACTGGCCCAAAGACGGCGAAGGAGAGACCATCACCTATGCTGCTGCAATTGTTAAAGCTGAGCAAAAAGGTGTAAAGGTACAGTATGATGACGCCGCTCAAGCTCCGCATTTTAAGTATGATGATCATGAGGTATGGTTCGAAAATGCTAAAAGTACTGCAGCCAAGCTAGATATTGTAGCAAAATATAACCCAGCCGGGATCGCTATTTGGCGAATTGGTCAAGAACAGCCAGAGGTGTGGGCGGAAATTGATAAGAAATTTCCTAAACAGCAATAA
- a CDS encoding phosphodiesterase, with amino-acid sequence MQRISTYNLKPGMIVAQNVYSADGQLMLCAGVALTAAYIRRLNQLEIASIYVKNENLPDIEIPEILREQTRVQTIKNIKKLFQNIQVMNKLDVAAIQPTIQTIVSEIVQNRNTMIHLTDIRLYDDYTFAHSVNVCALSTMIAVTLGYSQSRLEELALGALLHDIGKTLVPLDVLNKPGKLSDEELTIMRSHSEAGFELLRKSCTEMSVVPMHVAYQHQEKFDGNGYPRGLREHEIHEYARIVAIADVYDALTSDRPYRKAMLPHQAYEILLASAGSHFDGEILKSFVNHIAVYPVGCTVQLNTGEFGVVISVPEGMPFKPVVHLIADCNKRRLNQGKELELVKHPTTFICKVLEEDEVLDSFTE; translated from the coding sequence ATGCAACGAATTTCAACTTATAATCTTAAACCAGGAATGATTGTCGCACAAAATGTCTATAGTGCCGACGGTCAGCTTATGCTTTGTGCCGGAGTTGCGTTGACAGCGGCTTATATCAGGCGGCTGAACCAGCTTGAAATTGCATCCATCTATGTAAAAAACGAAAACCTTCCTGATATCGAAATACCGGAAATTTTACGTGAGCAAACACGGGTTCAAACCATAAAGAACATAAAAAAACTATTTCAAAACATTCAGGTCATGAACAAACTGGATGTCGCGGCAATTCAGCCCACCATTCAAACGATCGTGTCCGAAATTGTTCAAAATCGTAATACCATGATTCATTTAACTGACATTCGCTTATATGACGATTATACGTTTGCCCACTCAGTAAATGTCTGTGCCTTATCTACAATGATTGCCGTTACGCTGGGTTACAGCCAGAGCAGGCTGGAAGAGCTGGCATTAGGTGCTTTACTGCACGATATTGGTAAAACATTAGTACCACTGGATGTCCTTAACAAGCCGGGCAAATTATCTGATGAAGAATTGACCATCATGCGCAGTCACTCCGAGGCAGGCTTTGAATTATTGCGTAAATCCTGCACTGAGATGTCGGTAGTACCCATGCATGTTGCCTATCAGCATCAAGAAAAATTTGATGGCAACGGTTATCCTCGCGGCTTGCGCGAGCATGAAATTCACGAATATGCTCGTATTGTTGCCATCGCGGATGTTTATGATGCATTGACTTCCGATCGTCCATACCGCAAAGCCATGCTTCCGCATCAAGCTTATGAGATTCTACTGGCCTCCGCCGGCTCCCACTTTGATGGTGAGATTCTAAAAAGCTTTGTTAATCACATTGCGGTATATCCCGTAGGCTGCACTGTACAACTGAATACCGGGGAGTTTGGCGTGGTTATTAGCGTGCCTGAGGGTATGCCATTCAAACCAGTTGTCCACTTGATTGCAGATTGTAACAAACGTAGATTGAATCAGGGCAAAGAGCTTGAACTTGTCAAGCACCCCACAACATTTATTTG